A region of Flocculibacter collagenilyticus DNA encodes the following proteins:
- a CDS encoding SpoVR family protein: protein MTKRKIATTPLDDGPDWTFPLLQEYQTEIARVAEYYRLDTYLNQIEVITSEQMMDAYSSVGMPLGYSHWSYGKKFIQTEQGYKRGQMGLAYEIVINSDPCISYLMEENTMPMQALVIAHACYGHNSFFKGNYLFKTWTDASSIIDYLLFAKNYIAKCEEQHGVEPVEQLIDSCHALMNYGVDRYKRPQKISLHEEQKRQKEREDYMQSQVNTLWKTLPSSKKGKQKLKQRFPSEPQENILYFIEKNAPLLESWQREIIRIVRKISQYFYPQKQTQVMNEGWACFWHYTILNHLYDEGLVTDKFILEFLHSHTNVVYQPPYNSPYYSGINPYALGFNMMIDIRRICENPTEEDKRWFPEFAGSDWLDTMHFAMENFKDESFISQFLSPRLMRELKFFCVEDDDTKQLLEISAIHNDEGYRIIRNKLSQQYNLSNLEPNIQIYNVDVNGDRSLTLRYVPHDRIPLSESKDEVMRHLHQLWGFDVKLEYENDNGNIELLARCPEKPTSQDELDI, encoded by the coding sequence ATGACCAAAAGAAAAATTGCTACAACACCTTTAGATGATGGACCAGACTGGACTTTTCCTTTATTACAAGAATATCAAACTGAAATTGCGCGCGTCGCTGAATACTATCGACTAGACACTTATTTAAATCAAATTGAAGTGATTACTTCTGAGCAAATGATGGACGCCTATTCATCAGTAGGCATGCCACTCGGATACAGTCATTGGTCGTATGGCAAAAAATTTATTCAAACTGAACAAGGCTACAAACGCGGACAAATGGGGCTAGCCTATGAAATTGTGATTAATTCAGACCCCTGTATTTCTTACTTAATGGAAGAAAATACCATGCCTATGCAGGCGCTTGTGATTGCGCACGCCTGCTACGGCCATAACTCATTCTTTAAAGGAAACTATTTATTCAAAACATGGACAGATGCCAGCTCCATCATCGACTATTTACTATTTGCCAAAAACTACATCGCTAAATGTGAAGAGCAACACGGTGTTGAACCTGTTGAGCAACTTATAGATTCCTGTCATGCACTAATGAATTACGGTGTAGATCGTTATAAACGCCCCCAAAAAATATCTTTACATGAAGAGCAAAAACGCCAAAAAGAACGTGAGGATTACATGCAATCGCAAGTAAACACTTTATGGAAAACATTGCCTTCAAGTAAAAAAGGAAAACAGAAATTAAAACAGCGTTTCCCCAGTGAACCACAAGAAAACATTCTGTATTTTATTGAAAAGAACGCGCCGCTGTTAGAGTCTTGGCAGCGCGAAATAATCCGTATCGTTCGCAAAATAAGCCAATACTTTTATCCCCAAAAGCAAACACAGGTGATGAATGAAGGGTGGGCCTGTTTTTGGCATTACACTATTTTGAATCATTTATATGATGAGGGACTGGTGACTGATAAATTTATTCTAGAGTTTTTACATAGTCATACTAATGTAGTTTATCAACCACCTTATAACAGCCCATATTATTCAGGTATTAACCCGTATGCGCTGGGCTTTAATATGATGATTGATATTCGTCGGATTTGTGAAAACCCAACTGAAGAAGATAAACGATGGTTTCCAGAGTTTGCTGGTTCTGACTGGCTAGATACAATGCACTTTGCAATGGAGAACTTTAAAGATGAGAGCTTTATAAGCCAGTTTTTATCCCCACGCTTAATGCGCGAGTTAAAGTTTTTTTGTGTTGAAGATGACGATACTAAGCAGCTTTTAGAGATTTCAGCCATTCATAACGATGAAGGCTACCGCATAATTCGTAATAAGCTATCGCAACAATATAACCTCAGTAATTTAGAGCCGAACATTCAAATTTATAACGTTGATGTCAATGGTGACCGCTCACTTACATTAAGATATGTGCCGCACGACCGTATCCCACTGTCAGAATCAAAAGACGAAGTAATGAGGCATTTGCATCAACTCTGGGGGTTTGATGTGAAGTTAGAATATGAGAATGACAACGGCAATATTGAACTACTTGCAAGATGTCCGGAAAAGCCAACATCACAAGACGAGTTAGATATATAA
- a CDS encoding YeaH/YhbH family protein: MTHFIDRRLNGKKKSTVNRQRFLRRYKKQIKKAVSDAVGKRSVTDVDKGESISIPTRDLSEPIFHQGKGGKRDLVHPGNDQYVQGDKVKRPVGGGAGGGGEGDASKDGEGQDDFVFSISKDEYLDLLFEDLELPNLKKNQLNKLIQYKNVRAGYCAEGVPTNIDIVKSLEGSLARRIAMTAGKKRRVNEAKHELEALLKSPTENEADIRILQKEIEELEAKISKVPFIDTFDLRFRNFDRRAVPTSKAVMFCLMDVSGSMDQATKDMAKRFYILLYLFLTRTYKNIEVVYIRHHTQAKAVDEHEFFYSQETGGTIVSSALKLMDEIVKEKYNPAEWNIYAAQASDGDNWADDSPHCSHILANAILPVVRYYTYIEITNRAHQSLWREYEKLMRIHDNFAIQHIQSVADIYPVFRELFKKQAA; this comes from the coding sequence ATGACGCATTTTATTGATCGGCGCCTAAACGGCAAAAAAAAGAGCACTGTTAATCGACAGCGCTTTTTACGCCGCTATAAAAAACAAATCAAAAAAGCAGTTTCTGACGCGGTCGGCAAACGTAGTGTTACCGACGTCGATAAAGGCGAAAGTATTAGTATTCCGACTAGAGACCTATCAGAACCTATTTTTCACCAAGGCAAGGGCGGAAAAAGAGATCTCGTTCACCCGGGTAACGACCAATACGTTCAAGGTGATAAAGTAAAGCGACCTGTGGGCGGAGGTGCTGGAGGTGGTGGCGAAGGTGATGCCAGTAAAGACGGTGAAGGACAGGACGACTTTGTTTTTTCAATTTCCAAAGACGAATATTTAGATTTGCTGTTTGAAGACTTGGAACTGCCCAATTTAAAAAAGAATCAGTTAAACAAACTCATTCAGTATAAAAACGTTCGTGCTGGTTATTGCGCTGAAGGTGTACCCACTAATATCGATATTGTAAAATCATTAGAAGGTTCACTTGCTAGACGTATTGCTATGACAGCAGGCAAAAAGCGCCGTGTTAATGAAGCAAAACATGAACTAGAAGCATTATTAAAAAGCCCTACCGAAAACGAAGCAGATATACGAATCTTACAGAAAGAGATTGAAGAACTAGAAGCGAAAATTTCGAAAGTGCCATTCATTGACACTTTTGATCTGCGTTTTAGAAATTTTGATCGTCGTGCGGTTCCAACCAGCAAAGCTGTCATGTTTTGTTTAATGGATGTATCAGGCTCTATGGATCAAGCCACCAAAGACATGGCAAAGCGTTTCTACATTTTGCTATACCTATTCTTAACACGCACATATAAAAATATTGAAGTGGTTTATATTCGCCATCACACCCAAGCAAAAGCAGTAGATGAACACGAGTTTTTCTATTCGCAAGAAACCGGTGGCACCATTGTTTCAAGCGCACTTAAGTTAATGGATGAGATTGTCAAAGAAAAATATAATCCTGCAGAATGGAATATTTATGCGGCACAAGCATCAGACGGTGATAATTGGGCAGATGACTCTCCTCACTGTTCACACATTTTAGCCAATGCAATACTCCCCGTCGTGCGCTATTACACTTACATTGAAATCACTAATCGTGCGCACCAGAGCTTATGGCGAGAGTATGAAAAATTAATGCGTATTCATGATAATTTTGCAATTCAGCATATACAAAGCGTGGCTGATATTTACCCAGTATTCCGAGAACTCTTTAAAAAACAAGCAGCATAA
- a CDS encoding PrkA family serine protein kinase, with translation MSIFEHYQSRYEAAKEEEYSIQEYLQLCKDDRTAYASAAERLLIAIGDPEMIDTSQDSRLSRIFSNRVIARYPAFSEFYGMEESIEQIVSYLKHSAQGLEEKKQILYLLGPVGGGKSSLAEKLKYLMQQVPIYSLKGSPVHDSPLCLFDVLEDGEILEKEYGIPQRYLKNIMSPWAAKRLHEYNGDISQFKVVKTTPSILNQIAIAKTEPGDENNQDISSLVGKVDIRKLEHYAQDDPDAYSYSGALCRANQGLMEFVEMFKAPIKVLHPLLTATQEGNYNGTEGLSALPFDGIILAHSNESEWQTFRNNKNNEAFLDRVYIVKVPYCLRITEEQHIYEKLLENSELNNAPCAPGTLETLSQFSVLSRLKAPEHSSIYSKMRVYNGESLKDTDPKAKSYQEYRDFAGVDEGMSGLSTRFAFKILSRVFNFDHAEVAANPVHLFYVIEQQIEREQFPQETQETYLEFLKGYLTPKYVEFIGKEIQTAYLESYSEYGQNIFDRYVIYADFWIQDQEYRDPETGQLFDRAALNAELEKIEKPAGISNPKDFRNEIVNFVLRARANNNGKNPTWTSYEKLRTVIEKKMFSNTEDLLPVISFNAKTSVEDQQKHQDFVNRMVQKGYTAKQVRLLSEWYLRVRKSQ, from the coding sequence ATGAGTATATTTGAGCATTATCAATCCAGATATGAAGCAGCTAAAGAAGAAGAGTATTCAATTCAAGAGTATCTTCAACTTTGTAAAGATGACCGAACCGCTTATGCCAGTGCTGCAGAACGACTGCTGATTGCAATTGGCGATCCGGAAATGATTGATACCTCTCAAGACTCTCGACTCAGCCGTATCTTTTCTAATCGTGTAATTGCGCGTTATCCTGCCTTTTCAGAGTTTTACGGCATGGAAGAATCCATCGAACAAATCGTGTCTTATTTAAAGCACTCGGCACAAGGGCTTGAAGAGAAGAAACAAATTCTATACTTGCTCGGTCCTGTGGGTGGTGGTAAATCATCCCTTGCTGAAAAACTAAAATACCTAATGCAGCAAGTACCAATATACAGCCTTAAAGGCTCGCCAGTTCACGACTCTCCACTGTGTTTATTTGATGTGTTGGAAGACGGTGAAATACTCGAGAAAGAATATGGTATTCCACAGCGTTACCTAAAAAATATTATGTCGCCGTGGGCAGCCAAAAGACTGCATGAATATAATGGCGATATATCACAGTTCAAAGTAGTGAAAACAACGCCCTCTATTTTAAATCAAATCGCTATTGCCAAAACAGAACCAGGAGATGAAAACAATCAAGATATCTCCTCACTAGTTGGTAAAGTAGATATTCGAAAGCTAGAGCATTATGCACAAGACGATCCAGACGCTTACAGTTACTCTGGTGCGCTTTGTCGCGCCAACCAAGGTTTAATGGAATTTGTCGAAATGTTCAAAGCACCGATAAAGGTGCTGCACCCACTGCTTACGGCAACTCAGGAAGGAAACTACAACGGCACTGAGGGACTTTCTGCCCTGCCCTTCGACGGCATCATACTTGCGCACTCGAATGAATCTGAATGGCAAACGTTCCGTAACAATAAAAACAATGAAGCATTTTTAGACCGCGTTTATATTGTAAAGGTACCTTATTGTTTACGTATTACTGAAGAACAGCATATATACGAAAAACTGTTGGAAAACAGTGAGCTAAACAACGCACCATGCGCACCAGGCACACTTGAAACCTTGTCTCAATTTTCTGTTCTATCGCGACTTAAAGCCCCCGAACATTCGTCAATTTATTCTAAGATGCGAGTTTATAATGGCGAAAGTTTAAAAGACACCGACCCGAAGGCTAAGTCATATCAAGAATACCGAGACTTTGCAGGAGTGGACGAAGGAATGAGCGGATTATCAACCCGCTTTGCCTTTAAAATTCTTTCTCGTGTCTTTAATTTTGATCATGCCGAAGTGGCCGCCAACCCAGTACATTTATTCTATGTGATTGAACAACAAATTGAGCGTGAACAATTTCCGCAAGAAACACAGGAAACCTATTTAGAGTTTCTTAAAGGCTATCTAACACCTAAGTATGTTGAATTTATTGGTAAGGAAATTCAAACCGCCTACCTAGAATCGTATTCAGAATATGGTCAAAACATCTTTGACCGCTATGTGATCTATGCTGATTTTTGGATTCAAGATCAAGAATACCGCGATCCAGAAACGGGGCAATTATTTGACCGAGCAGCGCTAAATGCGGAACTTGAAAAAATTGAAAAACCTGCGGGTATTAGTAACCCGAAAGATTTCAGGAATGAAATTGTTAACTTCGTACTTAGAGCAAGAGCGAATAATAATGGCAAGAATCCTACATGGACCAGTTACGAAAAATTGCGCACTGTTATTGAGAAAAAAATGTTCTCAAATACCGAAGATTTACTTCCTGTTATTTCATTTAATGCAAAAACATCGGTGGAAGATCAGCAAAAACACCAAGATTTCGTTAACCGTATGGTACAAAAAGGCTACACAGCCAAACAAGTTAGGTTGTTGTCAGAATGGTATTTGCGCGTTAGAAAATCGCAATAA
- the ctlX gene encoding citrulline utilization hydrolase CtlX — MSIVTSPAHQPQCTNTVLMVRPTDFSFNSETATDNEFQNKPALGQENAITQLALQEFEGMVKLLRSHGIHVIVMDKQDLLRTPDAVFPNNWFSTTASGGIHLYPMKAENRRLERRYNQLTQLLVNHDKTISHVTFIGLPEESKRVLEGTGVLIFDHKHATVYAALSERCDPIQLANYAKLNGHTVVAFETASANGKPIYHTNVMLSIGERFCVVCDEVITTEFRGKVLEQLAKRKQVITISEQQMSQFCANILQVKNATDKDFIVMSETAYNAFTDAQKAQLSQFGELLPVAIPTIESVGGGSARCMLAEIFLPHC; from the coding sequence ATGTCCATTGTTACTAGTCCAGCACATCAACCTCAATGCACAAACACCGTTCTGATGGTGCGACCTACTGACTTTAGTTTTAACAGCGAAACGGCTACAGACAATGAATTTCAAAACAAACCCGCATTGGGCCAAGAAAACGCTATTACACAACTAGCACTTCAAGAGTTTGAAGGCATGGTGAAGTTGTTACGCTCTCATGGTATTCACGTCATTGTGATGGATAAGCAAGATTTACTCCGAACACCTGATGCAGTATTTCCTAATAATTGGTTTTCAACAACAGCTTCGGGCGGTATACACCTGTACCCGATGAAGGCTGAAAATCGTCGTTTAGAAAGACGCTATAATCAACTCACTCAGTTATTAGTAAATCATGATAAAACAATATCGCATGTAACCTTTATTGGCCTTCCAGAAGAAAGCAAGCGCGTGTTAGAAGGCACTGGTGTACTTATTTTTGATCATAAGCATGCAACAGTTTATGCAGCACTATCAGAACGCTGCGATCCAATACAGCTTGCGAATTATGCAAAGTTAAATGGGCATACTGTGGTTGCCTTTGAAACTGCAAGCGCCAATGGAAAACCGATTTATCATACTAATGTAATGCTCAGTATAGGCGAACGCTTTTGTGTAGTATGTGACGAAGTAATCACCACAGAATTTCGTGGCAAGGTGCTAGAACAACTGGCTAAAAGAAAGCAAGTTATAACTATTTCAGAACAACAGATGTCTCAATTTTGTGCAAATATATTACAAGTAAAAAATGCCACTGATAAAGATTTTATCGTTATGTCTGAAACAGCTTACAATGCTTTCACAGATGCGCAAAAGGCTCAATTAAGTCAATTTGGAGAATTGTTGCCTGTTGCAATTCCAACCATTGAAAGTGTTGGCGGTGGTAGCGCACGCTGCATGCTGGCGGAAATATTTTTACCTCATTGTTAA
- the sodB gene encoding superoxide dismutase [Fe]: protein MAFELPALPYDKSALEPHISKETLEYHYGKHHNTYVVKLNGLIEGTNFEGKSLEDIVRSSEGGVFNNAAQIWNHTFYWHSLSPNGGGEPTGAVADAINAKWGSFAAFKEAFNDKAVNNFGSSWTWLVKLADGSLDIVNTSNAGTPLTEDGVTPLMTVDLWEHAYYIDYRNVRPDYLKGFWSLINWDFANKNFAA from the coding sequence ATGGCCTTTGAATTACCAGCACTACCATATGACAAGTCAGCGCTTGAGCCACACATCTCAAAAGAGACATTAGAGTACCACTACGGCAAACACCACAATACGTATGTTGTTAAATTAAATGGTTTAATCGAAGGTACTAACTTTGAAGGTAAGTCATTAGAAGACATCGTTCGCTCTTCTGAAGGTGGCGTATTTAATAATGCAGCACAAATTTGGAACCACACTTTTTATTGGCATAGCTTAAGCCCGAATGGCGGCGGCGAACCAACTGGCGCAGTAGCAGATGCTATCAATGCAAAATGGGGTTCATTCGCAGCGTTTAAAGAAGCATTTAACGATAAAGCAGTAAACAACTTTGGTTCTAGCTGGACATGGTTAGTTAAATTAGCTGACGGCTCACTAGATATTGTTAATACTTCTAATGCTGGTACACCATTAACAGAAGATGGTGTAACACCGCTAATGACGGTAGACTTATGGGAACACGCTTACTACATCGATTACCGTAACGTCCGCCCTGACTACTTAAAAGGTTTCTGGTCTTTAATTAACTGGGATTTTGCAAATAAAAACTTTGCAGCATAA
- a CDS encoding Grx4 family monothiol glutaredoxin, translating to METIEKIKQQIAENSILLYMKGSPKLPSCGFSSQAAQALMSCGEQFAYVDILQNPDIRAELPAYADWPTFPQLWVDGELIGGCDIIVEMFQKGELQALIKESAEKNAASNTDAE from the coding sequence ATGGAAACCATTGAGAAAATTAAGCAGCAGATCGCTGAAAATTCAATTTTACTTTACATGAAAGGCTCACCTAAATTACCTAGTTGTGGTTTTTCTTCTCAAGCAGCGCAGGCGCTAATGTCATGTGGCGAGCAGTTTGCTTATGTAGACATTTTACAAAACCCTGATATCCGTGCTGAGCTACCAGCTTATGCTGATTGGCCAACATTCCCGCAGCTATGGGTTGACGGTGAGTTGATTGGCGGGTGCGATATTATCGTTGAAATGTTCCAGAAAGGTGAACTGCAAGCACTAATTAAAGAGTCAGCTGAGAAAAACGCAGCGTCTAACACAGACGCTGAATAA
- a CDS encoding peroxiredoxin has protein sequence MGVLVGRQAPDFTAAAVLGNGEIVDSYNLHEAIKGKKAVVFFYPLDFTFVCPSELIAFDKRFEEFQKRGVEVIGVSIDSQFSHNAWRNTPVNEGGIGPVKYTLVADVKHEICQAFDVEHPEAGVAFRGSFLIDAEGNVRHQVVNDLPLGRNIDEMLRMVDALAFHEEHGEVCPAGWQEGSAGMDASSEGVAKYLSEHSESL, from the coding sequence ATGGGCGTATTAGTAGGCCGTCAGGCACCAGACTTTACTGCTGCAGCTGTTCTAGGTAATGGCGAAATTGTAGACTCTTATAACCTTCATGAAGCAATTAAAGGTAAAAAAGCAGTAGTATTCTTTTACCCACTAGACTTCACATTTGTATGTCCTTCAGAGCTAATCGCATTTGATAAGCGTTTTGAAGAATTCCAAAAGCGTGGTGTTGAAGTAATTGGTGTGTCTATCGACTCACAATTCTCGCACAATGCATGGAGAAACACGCCAGTAAACGAAGGTGGTATTGGCCCAGTTAAGTACACATTAGTTGCTGACGTGAAACACGAAATTTGCCAAGCATTTGATGTTGAGCACCCAGAAGCAGGCGTTGCATTCCGTGGCTCTTTCCTTATCGATGCTGAAGGTAATGTTCGTCATCAGGTAGTTAACGATTTACCATTAGGTCGTAACATTGATGAAATGCTACGCATGGTAGACGCATTAGCATTCCATGAAGAGCACGGTGAAGTTTGTCCAGCTGGCTGGCAAGAAGGCAGTGCAGGTATGGACGCATCTTCTGAAGGTGTAGCTAAGTACCTTTCTGAGCACTCAGAATCACTATAA
- a CDS encoding cohesin domain-containing protein, producing the protein MLQVRKLMSLMAVLIIGISGITQKATAFEISVQPSALNPDINDVFQIEIMALNLGNGAAPSIGAFDIDFDFDSAILQFNSLTFGNGLDLGFGSLQNDSLAGGTVSVDETSFESEADLNSFQPEDFMLFSIEFTALSAGISDLTVAVQSISDASGLTLLTPTAIQNGRVNVNSGGGQIPEPTMLYLWGLGLLMLASTRSYFQRM; encoded by the coding sequence ATGTTACAAGTTAGGAAATTAATGAGCTTAATGGCTGTCTTGATAATAGGAATATCAGGCATAACTCAGAAAGCCACCGCATTTGAAATTTCAGTTCAACCCAGTGCATTAAATCCAGATATAAACGATGTTTTTCAAATAGAAATCATGGCGTTAAATCTTGGAAATGGTGCAGCACCAAGCATAGGTGCATTTGATATAGATTTTGATTTTGACTCAGCAATCCTTCAATTTAACTCATTAACTTTTGGCAATGGGTTAGATTTAGGTTTTGGCTCGTTACAAAATGATTCATTAGCTGGCGGAACAGTCAGTGTTGATGAAACCTCATTTGAGTCTGAAGCTGATCTAAATTCGTTTCAGCCTGAAGACTTTATGCTGTTTAGTATCGAATTTACTGCGTTATCAGCAGGCATTAGTGACCTGACGGTAGCAGTACAGTCTATTTCAGATGCATCTGGTTTAACATTATTAACGCCAACGGCCATTCAAAATGGCAGGGTGAATGTAAACTCTGGTGGAGGTCAAATTCCAGAGCCAACCATGCTGTATTTGTGGGGCTTAGGACTACTGATGCTAGCTTCAACTCGGTCGTATTTTCAGCGCATGTAA
- a CDS encoding dihydrolipoyllysine-residue succinyltransferase component of 2-oxoglutarate dehydrogenase complex has translation MEFNKTLKSSFIAIGVLSVGLVSSFVSAASISLQYDVKQKEEGYVQFELIAKNISNTTLYDVEVATPNGLTNTVNYGDLEVGQSASELVTLSWQANDEPPTLTWSITFMDQNGATVTESK, from the coding sequence ATGGAATTCAATAAAACACTTAAATCCTCATTTATAGCAATAGGCGTACTTTCAGTTGGGCTTGTTTCTTCTTTCGTGAGTGCTGCTTCAATTAGCTTGCAGTACGATGTTAAGCAAAAAGAAGAAGGGTACGTTCAATTTGAACTTATCGCAAAAAATATATCTAACACAACGCTTTATGATGTTGAGGTGGCAACGCCCAATGGATTAACAAATACAGTGAATTATGGTGATTTAGAGGTAGGTCAAAGTGCCAGTGAGTTAGTCACATTAAGTTGGCAAGCAAACGACGAACCACCCACTTTAACATGGTCGATCACCTTTATGGATCAAAATGGAGCAACAGTGACAGAATCAAAATAA